In one window of Methanococcoides methylutens DNA:
- the trxA gene encoding thioredoxin → MDDLEKIRQQRLEQIKNNLETRLFPESPIHATDANFDELISKYPVVVIDCWAEWCGPCRKLVPVIDALAREMQGKIVFGKLNTDENQMSARKFNITAIPTLLVFKDGNPAGQIVGAFQKEQLVERLNKLI, encoded by the coding sequence ATGGATGATTTAGAAAAGATCAGACAACAACGATTGGAACAGATCAAAAATAACCTTGAAACAAGGTTATTCCCGGAAAGCCCCATCCATGCCACGGATGCAAACTTTGATGAACTCATATCAAAATATCCAGTTGTAGTTATCGATTGCTGGGCAGAATGGTGTGGACCATGCCGAAAACTGGTACCTGTTATTGATGCCCTCGCAAGAGAGATGCAAGGCAAGATCGTTTTCGGGAAACTGAACACTGATGAGAACCAGATGAGTGCAAGAAAGTTCAATATCACAGCTATTCCCACACTTCTGGTATTCAAAGATGGAAACCCGGCCGGACAGATAGTGGGTGCATTCCAGAAAGAACAGCTTGTTGAAAGATTGAACAAACTTATATGA
- a CDS encoding DUF166 domain-containing protein gives MTIIGVILRGKYGSRLVETVRSKTDMEVIVAELPAYLPDFIDEPEEFFSGLDFDTKVFDADIIITYSLHPDITPQIARMAGKAGVRALIVPGGASKAPVKELEAISKEYGIFIEVDEICCNVASDPATDDFTCFFGNPVLDVEVKDGKIAKVNVIRGAPCGSTWHLAEALVGTPVEDAGPKAGLIVSQYPCRAVRGNMGGIHESSEMHKQEIEAAIKRKLASAKD, from the coding sequence ATGACAATAATAGGAGTTATACTTCGCGGAAAATATGGGTCAAGGCTTGTCGAGACTGTGCGTTCGAAGACCGATATGGAAGTCATAGTGGCAGAGCTTCCCGCTTATCTTCCGGATTTCATAGATGAGCCCGAGGAATTCTTTTCCGGGCTGGACTTTGATACGAAGGTATTCGATGCTGACATCATAATCACTTATTCCCTGCATCCTGATATTACGCCCCAGATAGCCCGCATGGCAGGCAAGGCCGGTGTGCGTGCCCTGATAGTCCCGGGAGGTGCTTCAAAGGCACCTGTTAAGGAACTGGAAGCTATATCAAAAGAGTACGGTATCTTCATAGAGGTCGATGAGATCTGCTGCAATGTGGCATCCGACCCGGCTACCGATGATTTCACTTGTTTCTTTGGAAACCCTGTACTTGATGTTGAGGTAAAGGACGGGAAGATCGCAAAAGTGAATGTGATACGAGGTGCCCCCTGCGGCAGCACCTGGCACCTGGCTGAGGCTCTTGTAGGCACTCCGGTAGAAGACGCTGGTCCAAAGGCCGGTCTTATCGTTTCCCAGTATCCCTGCCGCGCTGTCAGGGGAAACATGGGAGGCATACATGAATCTTCGGAGATGCACAAGCAGGAAATAGAGGCTGCCATAAAACGGAAACTGGCTTCAGCTAAAGATTGA
- a CDS encoding HisA/HisF-related TIM barrel protein: MFRIVFVFDVYNHNAVHAQGGDRRRYRPVHESSTLCTTSDPVEIVRSLRPEEVYIADLNRLQGQGAPDINFDVIRAVSDQTNVMLDAGVSSFEDIMSVIDLADHPVLGTETASLDTISKVASQYPSRVNVSIDKKDGVILSSDPSMPKDPLEIVEMLNGLDINDVIFLDMDMVGTSAGFDAQFLSLIADVCEHDVLLGGGVRGLEDIGQLEDIGIKGALVATALHNGSIPVTMLQ, translated from the coding sequence ATGTTTCGAATCGTCTTTGTATTTGATGTATATAATCATAATGCTGTTCATGCACAGGGCGGAGACCGTCGCAGGTACCGGCCGGTACATGAGTCCAGTACGCTATGCACAACATCGGATCCTGTGGAGATCGTTCGCAGTCTCAGGCCGGAAGAAGTGTATATTGCAGACCTTAACCGCCTTCAGGGTCAGGGGGCACCGGATATCAACTTCGATGTTATCAGGGCTGTTTCAGACCAGACAAATGTCATGCTGGATGCGGGGGTCTCTTCTTTTGAGGATATCATGTCCGTAATAGACCTTGCAGACCACCCCGTACTGGGGACAGAGACAGCTTCACTTGACACGATATCGAAGGTAGCTTCACAATACCCTTCCAGGGTAAATGTCAGTATCGACAAAAAGGATGGTGTGATACTCTCTTCAGACCCTTCTATGCCCAAAGATCCACTTGAGATCGTTGAGATGCTTAATGGTCTTGATATCAATGATGTCATATTCCTTGACATGGATATGGTGGGAACGTCAGCGGGTTTTGATGCACAATTTTTAAGTCTGATAGCAGATGTTTGTGAACACGATGTCCTTCTGGGCGGAGGCGTAAGGGGCTTAGAAGACATCGGACAGCTTGAGGATATAGGTATCAAAGGCGCATTGGTGGCTACAGCTTTACACAATGGCTCTATCCCTGTTACAATGTTACAATAA
- a CDS encoding (5-formylfuran-3-yl)methyl phosphate synthase, which translates to MKLLVSPINTEEAMSALNGGADVIDIKNPKEGSLGANFPWVIRDVKEAIEGKRPISAALGDFNFKPGTAALAAYGAASAGADYVKIGLYDVKTEDQALEMMTGIAESVKGMDIKVVACGYSDYERIDSIDPKLLPAIGEKAGVDLVMVDTGVKDGRSTFEFMNEEDLVEFVNDAHARGLETAIAGTIKFDDIPALKRIQPTIIGVRGIVCGGDRSTTIKQELVEKLKSEI; encoded by the coding sequence ATGAAATTACTCGTAAGTCCCATTAACACTGAAGAAGCGATGTCTGCACTAAATGGCGGAGCAGATGTAATTGATATCAAGAACCCAAAGGAAGGCTCATTAGGTGCAAATTTCCCATGGGTCATCAGAGATGTGAAGGAGGCAATTGAGGGTAAAAGACCTATCAGTGCCGCACTCGGTGACTTTAATTTCAAGCCCGGCACCGCAGCACTTGCCGCATATGGGGCTGCATCTGCAGGTGCAGACTATGTGAAGATCGGTCTCTATGACGTAAAGACCGAAGACCAGGCACTTGAAATGATGACCGGTATCGCTGAATCCGTAAAAGGAATGGATATCAAGGTCGTTGCCTGTGGATATTCCGACTATGAGCGTATCGACTCCATCGATCCGAAGTTACTCCCTGCCATTGGAGAGAAAGCAGGTGTAGACCTAGTTATGGTCGACACTGGTGTCAAGGACGGTCGCTCCACCTTCGAGTTCATGAACGAAGAGGACCTTGTTGAGTTCGTTAACGATGCACACGCACGCGGACTTGAGACCGCAATTGCAGGAACCATCAAGTTCGATGACATACCTGCATTAAAGCGCATCCAGCCTACCATCATTGGTGTGCGCGGCATTGTCTGTGGCGGAGACCGCAGCACTACCATCAAGCAGGAGCTTGTTGAGAAATTAAAGAGTGAGATCTGA
- a CDS encoding radical SAM protein: MRPETKAELIAVGSLDIEPSLLGKITVPTAGPGAGKTAFFFRSGKQRVRLALNKDSPLKAIADGDEIVIMRDGREIVRGQIEEELIHCPEQAYINMTEKCIFDCKFCPVPKLNGKVKTIEEVLELIEEANATGKMKAISITSGVDESVEKEFERAMEVINAVKKYGVPIGVAVYPTADSNKRMKEAGVDEIKYNVETMDRELYGKVCAGQDMEEILKALKEAVEIFGKNKVCSNFIIGLGETDEAVEKGIRELVSLGVVPILRPASKHPLREGEVFIERPSKERLLKLTRLLRKILDENGLRADVFKTMCLPCTGCDINPHTDLCEDEK, encoded by the coding sequence ATGAGACCAGAAACAAAAGCCGAGCTTATAGCCGTGGGCAGCCTTGATATAGAACCATCCCTGCTGGGGAAGATCACAGTTCCGACTGCAGGACCAGGTGCAGGTAAAACAGCGTTCTTCTTCCGCTCCGGCAAACAGAGGGTCAGGCTTGCCCTGAACAAGGACTCACCTCTAAAAGCAATTGCAGATGGGGATGAGATCGTCATAATGAGAGATGGCAGGGAGATAGTAAGAGGACAGATCGAGGAAGAGCTTATCCATTGTCCTGAGCAGGCTTACATAAACATGACAGAGAAGTGTATCTTCGACTGCAAGTTCTGTCCTGTTCCAAAGCTCAACGGCAAGGTCAAGACCATTGAAGAGGTCCTGGAACTCATAGAAGAAGCAAATGCCACCGGCAAGATGAAGGCCATATCCATTACATCCGGCGTTGATGAATCAGTGGAAAAGGAATTTGAGAGGGCTATGGAGGTCATCAATGCTGTGAAGAAGTATGGTGTCCCCATCGGTGTTGCAGTTTACCCGACCGCTGACTCCAACAAGCGCATGAAAGAAGCAGGTGTTGACGAGATCAAGTACAACGTTGAAACAATGGACAGGGAGCTCTACGGGAAGGTCTGTGCCGGGCAGGATATGGAAGAGATATTGAAGGCTCTCAAAGAAGCTGTTGAGATCTTCGGCAAGAACAAAGTGTGTTCCAACTTCATCATCGGCCTTGGTGAAACGGACGAAGCTGTTGAAAAAGGTATCAGAGAACTGGTATCCCTGGGAGTGGTACCGATTCTCCGACCTGCAAGCAAGCATCCACTGCGTGAAGGGGAGGTTTTCATTGAAAGGCCTTCAAAAGAAAGGCTGCTTAAGCTTACAAGATTGCTTCGCAAGATCCTGGACGAAAACGGACTGCGTGCAGATGTCTTCAAGACAATGTGCCTCCCATGTACAGGGTGTGACATAAATCCCCACACTGACCTCTGTGAGGATGAAAAGTAA
- the tmk gene encoding dTMP kinase, whose product MKGKLITLEGIDGSGKSTITRFLNSHPSFSNAVFTREPTTSWIGDAVYKAIESNTDHLAELMLFTADHANHIATLIRPALEEGKIIISDRYSDSRYAYQGVTLREKFDEPMEWVQQIHEGWTVVPDLTILFDIDPEIAVRRCGKRGEQTKFEKIELLNGVRKNYLRLAEKEPERFVIIDTDRDLKEIENDVLQAITSIMES is encoded by the coding sequence ATGAAAGGAAAGCTCATAACACTGGAAGGTATCGATGGGTCGGGTAAATCCACCATCACACGTTTTTTGAACTCACATCCTTCCTTTTCCAATGCCGTGTTTACAAGGGAACCTACCACAAGCTGGATAGGAGATGCTGTCTACAAAGCCATTGAATCCAATACAGACCACCTTGCAGAACTGATGCTTTTCACCGCAGACCATGCAAACCATATTGCAACTCTGATACGTCCGGCACTTGAAGAAGGAAAGATAATAATTTCAGACAGGTATTCGGACAGCAGATATGCATACCAGGGCGTTACACTCAGGGAAAAGTTCGATGAGCCCATGGAATGGGTTCAGCAGATCCATGAAGGATGGACAGTGGTCCCTGACCTTACAATCCTTTTTGACATTGATCCGGAAATTGCAGTCCGTCGCTGTGGTAAAAGAGGGGAACAGACAAAGTTCGAGAAGATCGAGCTCTTAAATGGAGTCAGAAAGAATTATCTTCGGCTTGCAGAGAAAGAACCTGAAAGGTTCGTCATAATAGATACCGACAGAGACCTTAAAGAAATAGAGAACGATGTGTTGCAGGCAATCACATCGATCATGGAAAGTTAA
- a CDS encoding CDC48 family AAA ATPase — MSEDLIVRVAEANHRDAGRGIARLSNALMQRIGAVSGDIIEIKSKKKTYARVLPANLDDDGKDIIRIDGNLRSNASVGIDDQVTVRRIIEKEAERITLAPTRPFAQERLSRSIHRNLEGRPLERGQRVRIETVNNPLTFIVKSTVPPGPVVVGRTTHIIMDKPIAETDINEGVSYEDIGGLKRELGLMREMIELPLRHPELFDKLGVDPPKGVLLYGPPGTGKTMIAKAVASESEANFIPISGPEIISKYYGESEQKLREIFENAEKEGPSIIFIDEIDSIAPKRDDVVGEVERRVVAQLLSLMDGLKSRGKVIVIAATNRPNSIDQALRRGGRFDREIEIGIPDRGGRLQILYVHTRGMPIEKSMRLDMIADMTHGFVGADMSSLCKEAAMHALRRMLPLISIEEEIPPEIMEQLEVTEADFIEAHRNIEPSALREVFVEVPHVMWDDIGGLEQAKQELIEAVEWPLKYPDMFESLNTSPPRGILLFGPPGTGKTLLAKAVANESEANFISIKGPELLSKYVGESEKAVRETFRKAKQAAPTVIFFDELDSMVPKRGMGLESQATERVVSQILTEIDGIEEMKDIVVVAATNRPDIIDPALLRPGRFDRLIYVKAPEREERVKIFNIHLAGKPLSDDISPSELADMTQGYVGADIEAVCREAAMMALRENIKPKMTKEEIYEAARRIVLQTSHFRKAISRVKPSTSNREMEMYVETACMFSRSSESEENED; from the coding sequence ATGTCAGAAGACCTTATTGTTCGTGTTGCAGAAGCAAACCACCGTGATGCAGGCAGAGGCATCGCCAGACTTTCCAATGCGCTTATGCAAAGAATTGGTGCAGTAAGTGGGGACATCATCGAGATAAAGAGTAAAAAGAAGACCTATGCAAGGGTCCTGCCGGCAAACCTTGATGATGATGGGAAAGATATCATCCGCATCGACGGCAACCTGAGAAGTAATGCAAGTGTTGGCATCGACGATCAGGTAACTGTAAGGAGAATTATTGAAAAGGAAGCTGAAAGAATAACTCTTGCACCTACCAGGCCCTTCGCCCAGGAAAGGCTTTCACGCTCAATACACCGAAATCTGGAAGGGCGACCCCTGGAAAGAGGACAGCGTGTCAGGATAGAGACCGTTAACAACCCTCTTACCTTTATTGTCAAGTCAACAGTACCCCCGGGCCCCGTTGTTGTAGGTCGTACAACCCACATCATAATGGACAAGCCAATTGCTGAAACAGATATCAATGAAGGGGTGTCCTATGAGGATATCGGCGGCTTGAAACGTGAACTGGGGCTGATGCGCGAGATGATAGAACTTCCTCTGCGCCATCCGGAACTTTTTGACAAACTTGGTGTCGACCCTCCAAAAGGAGTACTGCTCTACGGCCCTCCCGGCACAGGCAAGACAATGATAGCAAAAGCGGTTGCCAGTGAAAGTGAAGCGAACTTCATACCGATCAGCGGCCCTGAGATCATATCCAAATACTACGGCGAGAGTGAGCAGAAGCTCCGTGAGATATTTGAAAACGCGGAAAAGGAAGGACCATCCATCATCTTCATCGACGAGATCGATTCCATCGCACCAAAGCGTGACGACGTTGTCGGAGAAGTGGAAAGAAGGGTTGTCGCCCAGTTGCTCTCACTTATGGACGGATTGAAGAGCAGAGGAAAAGTGATAGTTATAGCAGCCACGAACCGCCCGAACTCCATTGACCAGGCATTGCGCCGAGGTGGCCGTTTCGATCGTGAGATCGAGATAGGAATACCTGACAGGGGCGGACGGCTGCAGATACTCTACGTCCATACCCGAGGAATGCCGATAGAAAAAAGCATGCGTCTTGATATGATCGCCGATATGACTCACGGTTTCGTAGGAGCCGACATGTCATCCTTATGCAAGGAAGCAGCAATGCATGCCCTTCGCAGGATGCTCCCTCTGATTAGTATAGAGGAGGAGATCCCACCCGAGATAATGGAACAGCTGGAGGTCACTGAAGCTGATTTTATCGAAGCGCACCGGAACATCGAACCATCTGCGCTCAGGGAAGTGTTCGTTGAGGTCCCGCATGTCATGTGGGATGACATCGGTGGACTGGAGCAGGCAAAGCAGGAACTGATCGAAGCTGTGGAATGGCCTCTGAAGTACCCGGACATGTTCGAAAGTCTGAACACCAGTCCTCCAAGAGGCATACTGCTTTTCGGACCACCTGGAACGGGAAAGACACTTCTTGCAAAAGCTGTTGCAAACGAAAGTGAGGCTAATTTTATCAGTATAAAGGGACCAGAACTTCTCAGCAAGTACGTTGGAGAATCCGAGAAAGCGGTCCGTGAAACATTCAGAAAAGCCAAACAGGCAGCTCCAACGGTTATTTTCTTTGATGAGCTTGACTCCATGGTCCCAAAACGGGGAATGGGGCTTGAATCACAGGCAACTGAACGTGTTGTTAGCCAGATACTTACTGAGATCGATGGTATAGAGGAGATGAAGGACATTGTGGTCGTTGCTGCAACCAACCGTCCGGACATTATCGATCCTGCACTTTTAAGACCCGGTCGTTTTGACAGGCTCATCTATGTAAAAGCACCTGAAAGGGAAGAACGTGTCAAGATCTTCAACATCCATCTTGCCGGTAAACCTCTTTCAGATGATATCAGCCCTTCCGAACTTGCTGATATGACACAAGGTTATGTTGGTGCAGATATCGAAGCGGTTTGCAGGGAAGCTGCAATGATGGCATTGAGAGAGAACATCAAACCGAAAATGACAAAGGAAGAAATTTATGAAGCAGCCAGAAGGATAGTGCTTCAGACATCACATTTCAGGAAAGCAATATCGCGCGTCAAGCCCTCTACATCAAATCGTGAGATGGAGATGTATGTCGAAACTGCCTGTATGTTCTCAAGATCATCAGAATCGGAAGAGAATGAAGACTGA
- the hcp gene encoding hydroxylamine reductase: MYCYQCEETVGVQACTKAGACGKKPEVADLQDQLTYILKGIAYYNAKARDNGITDEKVDQFIMNGLFSTITNVNFSSKDFQKYIREGLEIRDGVKRNLVTRNIDLGEAKDLSFGDKVKATLGMSDPETRFEIPGAAIVTPEVLRTTNTGILATQNEDIRSLRELLTYGLKGLAAYAHHANVLGYSDDKIFAFTERALAATLDDTLSVDDLVGLVLECGEYGVKVMALLDEANTTTYGNPEPTEVYLGVKDNPAILISGHDLKDMEQLLKQTKGTGVDVYTHGEMLPANYYPAFKKYDNFVGNYGGSWWAQKSEFEKFNGPILMTTNCIVPPKESYIDRIYTTSIVGFDGVKHIDADENGAKDFSALIEQAKKCKSPEQLEDGTLIGGFAHSAALSVADKIVEAVKGGKITRFVVMAGCDGRHKERDYYTKFAEALPESAVILTAGCAKYRYNKLDLGDIDGIPRVLDAGQCNDSYSLVVIAQKLAEAFGLEDINELPVSYNIAWYEQKAVLVLLALLHLGVKNITLGPTLPAFVSPNVLNVLVENFNIAPNTTVDEDLERLL, from the coding sequence AAAGGCACGTGACAACGGAATCACCGATGAGAAAGTAGATCAGTTCATTATGAACGGGCTTTTCTCAACCATCACTAACGTGAACTTCAGCTCAAAGGACTTCCAGAAATACATCAGGGAAGGACTTGAGATCAGGGATGGCGTCAAGCGCAACCTTGTTACAAGGAACATCGACCTTGGGGAAGCAAAGGATCTTTCATTCGGCGACAAGGTCAAAGCCACACTCGGCATGTCCGATCCGGAGACCAGATTTGAGATCCCAGGTGCTGCGATCGTCACCCCCGAAGTTCTCAGGACCACGAACACAGGCATTCTTGCAACCCAGAACGAAGATATCAGGTCACTCCGGGAACTGCTCACCTACGGACTTAAAGGTCTTGCAGCCTATGCACACCATGCTAACGTCCTTGGGTACAGCGATGACAAGATATTTGCATTCACAGAAAGAGCACTTGCTGCAACCCTTGACGATACACTTTCAGTTGATGACCTTGTAGGACTGGTCTTGGAATGTGGAGAATACGGTGTAAAGGTCATGGCATTGCTGGATGAGGCTAACACAACAACCTACGGCAACCCTGAACCAACTGAGGTTTATCTTGGCGTCAAGGACAATCCGGCAATCCTCATCAGTGGACATGACCTCAAGGATATGGAACAGCTCCTCAAGCAGACCAAGGGAACAGGCGTTGATGTCTACACCCATGGTGAGATGCTGCCTGCAAACTACTATCCGGCATTTAAGAAATATGATAACTTCGTCGGAAACTATGGCGGTTCATGGTGGGCACAGAAGAGCGAGTTCGAAAAGTTCAACGGTCCCATACTGATGACGACAAACTGTATCGTTCCTCCAAAAGAAAGCTACATTGACAGGATCTATACCACAAGCATTGTCGGTTTTGATGGTGTAAAACACATCGATGCAGATGAGAACGGTGCAAAGGACTTCTCTGCCCTGATCGAGCAGGCAAAGAAGTGCAAGTCTCCGGAACAACTGGAAGATGGTACCCTGATCGGAGGATTTGCCCACAGTGCAGCTCTATCTGTCGCAGACAAGATCGTAGAAGCTGTAAAGGGAGGAAAGATCACGCGTTTCGTAGTTATGGCAGGTTGTGACGGAAGGCACAAAGAAAGGGATTACTACACCAAATTCGCAGAAGCTCTTCCTGAAAGTGCGGTCATCCTGACAGCAGGTTGTGCAAAATACCGCTACAACAAGCTCGACCTTGGAGATATCGATGGAATTCCAAGAGTACTCGATGCAGGACAGTGTAATGACTCATACTCCCTTGTTGTCATCGCACAGAAGCTTGCCGAAGCTTTCGGACTTGAGGACATCAATGAACTGCCGGTCTCATACAACATCGCATGGTATGAACAAAAAGCAGTCCTGGTATTGCTCGCACTGCTGCACCTTGGTGTCAAGAACATAACACTTGGACCAACGCTTCCGGCATTCGTCTCTCCGAATGTCCTGAACGTCCTTGTTGAGAACTTCAACATAGCACCAAATACAACCGTCGACGAGGATCTTGAAAGGCTGCTCTAA
- a CDS encoding methanogenesis marker 14 protein, protein MSHKPRFAANPGVRLLDLKSSSKPFFIVASVEVGNTTTKCILTATNMDEGKTYHVTKTVKMTRDVRPPKANETVFGKTLNGVELTRESVSELVSETLLEAVKSAHLDIETDISFVVRSTGVVAGFDAPEEVGEFIKALADGCLIAGVPPKHMTPPMSVDNLPEKFQKHSKLDKVFFDGAVASVLPPTGATGVEIVANEMEGELATAGIKEGAKWVDVDFRNPCMSMDFGTTLDGRIISPDEPYAKTIGNFCGYAGAIPDALIKGTETVDSRVGTALDVFTDIHTDKLTMLLKGKNIKEYAKKVLDHIIIEKVPESRNRYGSVPVNPKAAKDIGVVLIGCDVGDNGSDMDKLSMLGGEIYNKYGLKVLFAVIDEVMAQVIYRLVKVAKEEGLVYPETSIGITGRAGISGEKAKLTLKYLEELGLHDKIEENVVFVDDGLARGAAVMARCMNSLGTTFNPLGGHRGGKCILGQRMKLQNK, encoded by the coding sequence ATGTCCCATAAACCAAGATTCGCAGCAAATCCAGGGGTCAGGCTCCTTGACCTTAAATCAAGTTCAAAGCCTTTCTTCATCGTAGCTTCCGTGGAGGTAGGGAACACCACCACCAAGTGTATTCTGACAGCCACCAATATGGATGAAGGAAAGACATACCATGTTACAAAGACGGTTAAAATGACGAGGGACGTCAGACCACCAAAAGCTAATGAAACTGTTTTCGGAAAGACCCTGAACGGAGTGGAACTTACCCGGGAATCAGTTTCTGAGCTTGTCAGTGAAACATTGCTGGAAGCTGTGAAAAGTGCTCACCTTGACATCGAAACAGACATCAGTTTCGTTGTACGCTCAACAGGAGTTGTTGCAGGATTCGATGCCCCCGAGGAAGTAGGGGAATTCATCAAAGCCCTTGCAGATGGATGTTTGATCGCAGGAGTGCCACCAAAGCACATGACACCACCTATGAGTGTGGATAACCTCCCTGAAAAGTTCCAGAAACACAGTAAACTGGACAAAGTGTTCTTCGATGGAGCTGTTGCCAGTGTGCTACCGCCTACCGGCGCCACAGGTGTTGAGATAGTTGCCAATGAGATGGAAGGAGAACTCGCTACCGCAGGTATCAAGGAAGGTGCCAAATGGGTGGATGTGGACTTCCGCAACCCATGCATGTCCATGGACTTTGGAACGACCCTTGATGGCAGGATCATCAGTCCTGATGAACCATATGCAAAGACCATCGGTAACTTCTGCGGATATGCAGGAGCAATACCCGATGCACTGATAAAAGGTACGGAAACTGTTGACAGCAGGGTTGGCACTGCACTGGACGTCTTCACTGACATCCATACGGATAAACTTACAATGCTGCTTAAGGGAAAGAACATCAAGGAATACGCAAAGAAAGTTCTCGATCACATTATCATAGAAAAGGTACCAGAAAGCCGGAATAGATATGGCAGCGTACCTGTAAACCCAAAAGCTGCAAAGGATATCGGAGTTGTGCTTATAGGATGCGATGTAGGAGATAATGGGTCCGACATGGATAAGCTTTCGATGTTGGGCGGTGAGATCTACAACAAGTACGGCCTCAAAGTCCTCTTTGCAGTGATAGATGAGGTCATGGCACAGGTCATCTACCGGCTGGTCAAAGTCGCAAAGGAAGAAGGACTCGTGTATCCTGAGACAAGCATAGGAATTACAGGACGTGCCGGCATCAGTGGCGAGAAGGCAAAGCTTACCTTGAAATACCTGGAAGAGCTCGGACTTCACGACAAGATCGAAGAGAACGTTGTCTTCGTGGATGACGGTCTTGCAAGAGGAGCTGCGGTCATGGCAAGGTGCATGAACTCCCTGGGAACCACGTTCAATCCCCTTGGCGGGCATCGCGGTGGGAAATGCATCCTTGGACAGCGTATGAAACTTCAGAACAAATGA
- a CDS encoding restriction endonuclease — protein MNAITNWSLDQLLEIDPFDLENLVAFLFRKMGYKANVTSRSKDGGVDVEVKLEHFGLSHRWLVQVKRYLNPVGVKEVREYSSLRYREKVDGVIIVTTSTFTEDAYREATEHNVKLIEGQLLVSMLNHYCGDAAKNVSDGVEKNSIASGGAVLKTGESVHLREPATVEGTRLTLVITNRNIYFEQNSGGLFSKKPEISRRIEVRDLVGFSNLKKEILLVVGKKKFEVIRIQPKDILKVLNVLEQLKTDYMRGESLLRLEQAKNNFVILTNRRLATIALGGEESLELKLKNIVGSEVAGSGMFSRQKLIISEVREAVTKHVFEVNDAKGWKNQIDEAVRSA, from the coding sequence ATGAATGCTATCACAAATTGGTCTTTGGATCAGCTTCTTGAAATAGATCCTTTCGATCTTGAAAATCTTGTAGCTTTTCTTTTCAGGAAAATGGGATATAAGGCAAATGTAACTTCACGATCAAAGGATGGTGGGGTGGATGTGGAGGTAAAGCTTGAGCATTTTGGTCTTTCACATCGCTGGCTTGTCCAGGTAAAACGTTACCTTAATCCTGTAGGTGTAAAAGAGGTCAGGGAATACAGCAGCCTGCGTTATAGGGAAAAAGTCGATGGGGTCATAATAGTCACGACTTCCACGTTCACTGAAGATGCATACCGGGAAGCCACAGAACACAATGTAAAGCTTATTGAGGGTCAGCTATTGGTCTCGATGCTCAATCATTATTGCGGGGATGCAGCTAAGAACGTTTCAGATGGAGTTGAAAAGAACAGTATCGCATCAGGCGGTGCTGTCCTTAAAACCGGTGAATCTGTTCACCTAAGGGAGCCTGCGACCGTTGAGGGCACACGACTCACATTGGTCATTACTAACAGGAACATCTATTTTGAACAGAATTCAGGTGGTCTGTTCTCAAAAAAGCCGGAGATATCACGTCGCATAGAGGTCAGGGACCTTGTTGGGTTTTCAAATCTAAAAAAGGAGATCCTTCTTGTAGTGGGGAAAAAGAAGTTCGAAGTGATCCGTATCCAGCCAAAGGATATCTTGAAGGTGTTGAATGTGCTTGAGCAATTAAAGACCGATTACATGAGGGGTGAGTCACTTCTCCGGCTGGAGCAGGCAAAAAATAATTTCGTTATCCTGACAAACCGCAGGCTTGCCACCATTGCACTCGGGGGGGAAGAGAGTCTGGAACTTAAGTTGAAGAATATTGTTGGGTCGGAAGTAGCGGGATCCGGGATGTTTAGCAGGCAGAAGCTCATTATTTCAGAAGTTCGTGAGGCTGTCACAAAACATGTATTTGAAGTAAATGACGCAAAAGGATGGAAAAATCAGATCGATGAGGCTGTGCGTTCAGCCTGA